One part of the Herbiconiux aconitum genome encodes these proteins:
- the dhaM gene encoding dihydroxyacetone kinase phosphoryl donor subunit DhaM: protein MAGTAGKVGVVFVSHSSLIADGLVDLARQMAEGATLVAAGGTDEGGIGTSFEKVSSAIAAADSGSGVVVLCDLGSAILTTETALDFLDDDVRARVRIASAPLVEGGVAAAVAAETGADLAGVLEAAESANVEKEAESDVDAASGTGTGTDAGEPSGASGNPTRTVTIINKDGLHARPAAEFVKLANTFPVKVTVNGKNARSLLGIMSMGLTKGSTVVVSGESPDAQEAVDALADLIETGFGEA from the coding sequence GTGGCCGGTACAGCCGGCAAGGTGGGCGTCGTCTTCGTCTCGCACAGTTCGCTGATCGCCGATGGTCTGGTCGATCTCGCGCGGCAGATGGCGGAGGGCGCCACCCTTGTCGCGGCCGGCGGTACCGACGAAGGGGGCATCGGCACCAGCTTCGAGAAGGTCAGTTCGGCGATCGCCGCCGCCGACTCAGGTTCGGGGGTCGTGGTGCTGTGCGACCTCGGCTCGGCGATCCTCACGACGGAGACCGCCCTCGACTTCCTCGACGACGACGTGCGCGCCCGGGTGCGGATCGCCTCGGCGCCGCTCGTGGAGGGCGGCGTCGCCGCGGCGGTGGCCGCCGAGACGGGGGCCGACCTGGCCGGCGTGCTCGAGGCCGCCGAGTCGGCGAATGTGGAGAAGGAAGCCGAATCCGATGTCGACGCCGCGTCGGGAACGGGAACGGGAACGGATGCGGGCGAGCCGAGTGGAGCATCCGGAAACCCGACGCGCACGGTGACGATCATCAACAAGGACGGTCTGCACGCCCGCCCCGCCGCGGAGTTCGTGAAACTCGCCAACACCTTTCCCGTGAAGGTGACGGTGAACGGCAAGAATGCACGGAGCCTGCTCGGCATCATGTCGATGGGGCTGACCAAAGGGTCGACCGTGGTGGTCTCGGGGGAGAGTCCGGATGCGCAGGAGGCGGTCGACGCCCTGGCCGACCTGATCGAGACCGGGTTCGGCGAGGCCTGA
- a CDS encoding MIP/aquaporin family protein has product MDNLGIDFVSELVGTALLVLLGTGVVANVALTRTKGFNGGFLMVTIGWGLAVFSGVIVAYASGAHLNPAVTLGLVANGATSFGSEATAVDVNFVTVIVYILAQMIGAIIGAVFVWLAYKQHFDEEPEPAAKLGVFSTGPAIRSYAWNLITEIIGTFVLVFVVIAFGGGRQGEGGLAALGALPVALLVIAIGASLGGPTGYAINPARDLGPRIAHAFLPIRGKGTSDWSYAWVPVVGPIIGGLIAGWSALVLLPILT; this is encoded by the coding sequence GTGGACAATCTCGGTATCGATTTCGTTTCGGAGCTGGTGGGCACAGCCCTACTTGTCCTCCTCGGCACAGGCGTGGTCGCCAACGTCGCTCTCACGAGGACGAAAGGCTTCAACGGCGGCTTCTTGATGGTCACCATCGGATGGGGCCTCGCGGTCTTCTCCGGTGTCATCGTCGCGTACGCGTCAGGAGCCCACCTCAACCCGGCGGTCACCCTGGGGCTCGTCGCCAACGGAGCGACATCCTTCGGCTCGGAGGCGACAGCGGTCGACGTCAACTTCGTGACCGTCATCGTCTACATCCTGGCGCAGATGATCGGTGCGATCATCGGTGCGGTCTTCGTCTGGCTGGCTTACAAGCAGCACTTCGACGAGGAGCCGGAGCCGGCGGCCAAGCTCGGCGTCTTCTCGACCGGACCGGCCATCCGCTCCTACGCGTGGAACCTCATCACCGAGATCATCGGCACCTTCGTGCTGGTGTTCGTGGTGATCGCCTTCGGCGGCGGCCGTCAAGGTGAAGGCGGTCTGGCGGCCCTCGGGGCACTGCCCGTGGCGCTCCTCGTGATCGCGATCGGTGCGTCTCTCGGTGGTCCGACCGGATACGCCATCAACCCGGCCCGTGACCTCGGACCGCGCATCGCGCACGCGTTCCTGCCGATCCGCGGAAAGGGAACCTCCGACTGGTCGTACGCCTGGGTGCCGGTGGTCGGCCCGATCATCGGTGGTCTGATCGCCGGCTGGTCGGCGCTGGTGCTGCTTCCGATCCTCACCTAG
- the dhaL gene encoding dihydroxyacetone kinase subunit DhaL: protein MSLGITWTTDWIRRTANVVSEHRVELVTLDRAIGDGDHGENLDRGYSAVLAKVDDLPADSTPGDALKMVATTLISTVGGASGPLLGTAYLKAAGAVGTEKELDGAAIVALLTAARDGIVLRGKAEPGDKTMIDAWTPAVDAAGAALAAGKSEAEILDAAATAAEAGAVATEPLVARKGRASYLGERAIGHRDPGAQSSSLILRAAADAAKGA from the coding sequence ATGAGTTTGGGCATCACCTGGACGACGGATTGGATCCGGCGCACCGCGAACGTGGTCTCGGAGCACCGCGTCGAATTGGTCACCCTCGATCGCGCGATCGGCGACGGCGACCACGGCGAGAACCTCGACCGGGGGTATTCGGCCGTGCTGGCCAAGGTCGACGACCTGCCGGCGGATTCCACTCCGGGTGATGCCCTCAAGATGGTGGCGACGACGCTGATCTCGACGGTCGGCGGTGCGTCGGGCCCGCTGCTCGGCACCGCCTACCTCAAGGCCGCGGGAGCCGTGGGCACCGAGAAGGAACTCGACGGCGCGGCGATCGTGGCTCTGCTGACGGCGGCGCGCGACGGCATCGTGCTGCGCGGCAAGGCGGAGCCCGGTGACAAGACGATGATCGACGCCTGGACTCCCGCGGTGGATGCGGCCGGCGCCGCTCTCGCTGCCGGCAAGAGCGAGGCCGAGATCCTGGATGCGGCGGCGACCGCCGCCGAGGCGGGTGCGGTGGCCACCGAGCCGCTGGTGGCCCGCAAGGGCCGGGCGAGCTACTTGGGGGAGCGGGCCATCGGGCACCGCGACCCCGGGGCGCAGTCGTCGTCGCTCATCCTCCGGGCGGCGGCCGACGCCGCGAAGGGCGCCTAG
- a CDS encoding nitroreductase family deazaflavin-dependent oxidoreductase — MPLSGEYEVGTSDWANKQLETYEGSGGTKGTTLRGMPVIILTSVGAKSGKLRKNPLMLVEHDGEYAVVASLGGAPKHPVWYYNLLAHPHVELQDGPVKRDYLAREVTGEEKSLWWERAVEAYPDYANYQKKTDRQIPVFVLTPVDVV; from the coding sequence ATGCCGCTGTCAGGAGAGTACGAAGTCGGAACGTCGGATTGGGCGAACAAGCAGCTCGAGACCTACGAGGGCTCCGGCGGCACGAAGGGCACCACCCTCCGTGGCATGCCGGTCATCATCCTCACCTCGGTCGGCGCGAAGAGCGGCAAGCTGCGCAAGAATCCGCTGATGCTAGTGGAGCACGACGGCGAATACGCGGTCGTGGCGTCGCTCGGCGGTGCCCCGAAGCATCCGGTCTGGTACTACAACCTCCTCGCCCACCCGCACGTCGAGCTGCAAGACGGCCCGGTCAAACGCGACTACCTCGCCCGTGAGGTCACGGGCGAGGAGAAGTCGCTGTGGTGGGAGCGCGCGGTCGAGGCCTACCCCGACTACGCGAACTACCAGAAGAAGACAGACCGGCAGATCCCGGTCTTCGTGCTCACTCCGGTCGACGTCGTCTGA
- a CDS encoding SDR family oxidoreductase: MRDSADRQLEGKTALVTGASKGIGLAITRGLVDAGAVVVAASRSSSPELDALVATGAVRFVPADLSSADAPAALATAAGGVDILVNNVGAATSRVGGFLSVTDEEWLNSLTLNLLAAVRTTRAVLPGMLTAGHGTIVTVASVNALLPDPAVIDYSASKAGLLNAMKSLSKEFGGRGIRVNCVSPGPVETDLWLGGGGVAETVSRASGLAPSEVASAAVAGSATQRFTHPEEVADVVVFLASDRAANLTGTNITIDGGLVQGL, from the coding sequence ATGCGTGACAGCGCTGACCGACAGCTCGAGGGCAAGACCGCTCTCGTGACGGGGGCGAGCAAGGGGATCGGGCTGGCGATCACGCGCGGGCTGGTCGACGCGGGCGCCGTCGTGGTCGCGGCGTCGCGATCGTCGTCGCCCGAGCTCGACGCACTGGTCGCCACGGGCGCCGTGCGATTCGTGCCGGCCGACCTCTCATCCGCCGACGCTCCCGCCGCGCTCGCGACGGCGGCCGGTGGTGTCGACATCCTGGTCAACAACGTCGGTGCTGCCACATCGAGGGTGGGGGGATTCCTCTCGGTCACCGACGAGGAGTGGTTGAACTCGCTCACCCTCAACCTCCTGGCCGCCGTGCGGACGACCCGTGCCGTGCTGCCCGGCATGCTCACCGCGGGCCACGGCACCATCGTCACTGTCGCATCCGTCAACGCCCTGCTGCCCGACCCGGCGGTCATCGACTACAGCGCGAGCAAAGCCGGGCTGCTGAACGCCATGAAGTCGCTGTCGAAGGAGTTCGGGGGTCGCGGCATCCGGGTGAATTGCGTGAGCCCCGGGCCGGTGGAGACCGATCTGTGGCTCGGCGGAGGGGGAGTCGCCGAGACGGTGTCGCGGGCGAGCGGACTCGCACCGTCCGAGGTGGCGAGCGCTGCGGTCGCCGGTTCGGCCACGCAACGGTTCACGCATCCGGAGGAGGTGGCCGACGTGGTCGTGTTCCTGGCCAGCGACCGGGCGGCGAACCTCACCGGCACGAACATCACGATCGACGGCGGTCTGGTGCAGGGACTCTGA
- a CDS encoding iron chaperone, whose protein sequence is MVEQQFATVDDYIDSFPDEVQLVLSQLRQTIQQAAPGAGESISYHMPTYATGDRPLIFFAGWKTHVALYAVPAFDGELEAELAPYRAAKDTLKFSLRQPVPFPLVARVVGELVETRGSA, encoded by the coding sequence ATGGTCGAGCAGCAGTTCGCCACAGTCGACGACTACATCGATTCGTTCCCGGATGAGGTGCAGCTCGTGCTGTCGCAACTGCGTCAGACGATTCAGCAGGCGGCACCCGGTGCGGGCGAGAGCATCAGCTACCACATGCCCACCTATGCGACGGGTGATCGGCCGTTGATCTTCTTCGCGGGGTGGAAGACGCATGTCGCGCTCTACGCCGTCCCGGCGTTCGACGGGGAGCTCGAGGCCGAGCTGGCGCCCTACCGTGCGGCGAAAGACACCCTGAAGTTCTCGCTCAGGCAACCCGTTCCCTTTCCGCTGGTCGCACGGGTGGTGGGCGAGCTCGTCGAGACGAGGGGGAGCGCGTGA
- a CDS encoding MDR family MFS transporter: MTQTLPAPATTGTVSVAGTAPHPARRNILLVFAGLMVTMLLSSLDQTIFSTALPTIVGELNGVDHMLWVTTAYILASTIMLPVYGKLGDLIGRKGLFIGAIVLFMAGSVIGGMAHDMTWLIAGRAVQGLGGGGLMILSQAIIADVVPARERGKYMGIMGGVFALSSVAGPLLGGWFTEGIGWRWAFWMNIPLGILAIASAVLFLRLPKGAQRRPRLDFAGMGLLAIASTCLVLVTTWGGTTYDWNSPVIIGLIVGTIVAGVLFVMTERRAVEPIMPLHLFKDRNFNLTTIAGLIIGIAMFGALAYLPTYLQMVTGVNATNAGLLMIPLMAALLVTSIISGQLVSRTGRYKWLPITGTAIVAVALVLLSTMTPALPIWILCSYLAIMGLGLGMSMQILILIVQNAFPVSQVGTATASNNYFRQIGASLGSAIVGSLFVSRLTTLLAERMPAGGGASAGDSNSFTPAMVNALPDAVRNVIVGAYNDALTPVFLYMVPLVLVAVVLLLFVKEKPLATSIEREILPETLEIDGATRTVL; encoded by the coding sequence ATGACCCAGACACTCCCCGCGCCGGCGACCACCGGCACCGTCTCCGTGGCCGGCACCGCCCCACATCCCGCGAGACGCAACATCCTGCTCGTCTTCGCCGGGCTGATGGTCACCATGCTGCTCTCGTCGCTCGACCAGACGATCTTCAGCACCGCCCTGCCCACCATCGTGGGTGAACTCAACGGCGTCGACCACATGCTCTGGGTCACCACCGCCTACATCCTCGCTTCCACGATCATGCTGCCGGTCTACGGCAAGCTCGGCGACCTGATCGGCCGCAAGGGCCTGTTCATCGGGGCGATCGTGCTGTTCATGGCCGGTTCCGTCATCGGCGGCATGGCGCACGACATGACCTGGCTGATCGCCGGTCGCGCCGTGCAAGGCCTCGGCGGCGGCGGCCTGATGATCCTCTCCCAGGCGATCATCGCCGACGTCGTGCCCGCCCGCGAGCGCGGCAAGTACATGGGCATCATGGGCGGTGTCTTCGCCCTGTCGTCGGTGGCGGGTCCGCTGCTCGGCGGCTGGTTCACCGAGGGCATCGGCTGGCGCTGGGCGTTCTGGATGAACATCCCGCTCGGCATCCTGGCCATCGCCTCCGCCGTGCTGTTCCTGCGCCTGCCGAAGGGTGCGCAGCGCCGGCCGCGGCTCGATTTCGCCGGAATGGGCCTGCTCGCCATCGCGTCGACCTGCCTGGTGCTCGTCACCACCTGGGGCGGCACGACCTACGACTGGAACTCCCCCGTCATCATCGGTCTCATCGTGGGCACGATCGTGGCCGGCGTGCTGTTCGTGATGACGGAGCGCCGCGCCGTGGAGCCGATCATGCCGCTGCACCTGTTCAAAGACCGCAACTTCAACCTCACCACCATCGCCGGACTCATCATCGGCATCGCGATGTTCGGCGCCCTCGCCTACCTGCCCACCTATTTGCAGATGGTCACCGGCGTGAACGCGACGAACGCGGGCCTCCTGATGATCCCGCTGATGGCCGCGCTCCTGGTCACCTCGATCATCTCCGGCCAGCTGGTCAGCCGCACGGGCCGCTACAAGTGGTTGCCCATCACGGGCACGGCCATCGTCGCGGTGGCCCTGGTGCTGCTGTCGACCATGACACCGGCGCTGCCGATCTGGATTCTCTGCTCCTACCTCGCGATCATGGGTCTGGGGCTCGGCATGAGCATGCAGATCCTCATCCTGATCGTGCAGAACGCCTTCCCGGTCAGCCAGGTCGGCACGGCCACCGCCTCGAACAACTACTTCCGTCAGATCGGCGCCTCCCTGGGTTCCGCGATCGTCGGCAGCCTGTTCGTGTCGCGCCTCACGACGCTGCTGGCGGAGCGGATGCCGGCAGGCGGCGGCGCCTCGGCCGGCGACAGCAACTCCTTCACCCCGGCCATGGTGAACGCGTTGCCGGATGCGGTGCGGAACGTCATCGTCGGCGCCTACAACGACGCCCTCACGCCGGTGTTCCTCTACATGGTTCCGCTGGTGCTGGTGGCGGTGGTGCTGCTGCTGTTCGTGAAGGAGAAGCCCCTGGCCACGTCCATCGAACGCGAGATCCTGCCCGAGACCCTCGAGATCGACGGCGCGACACGCACGGTACTGTGA
- a CDS encoding TetR/AcrR family transcriptional regulator: MPSTPLGLRDRKRQETRARIERAAAELVLAHGLEGVTVDAISGAAEVSPRTFFNYFESKEDAIVGLRGLDETRETIDAHLARADEEQSDLVTSIVRLLFEVWGAALPDSGLRETRMEILRRNPELLERHLAQMGRMMQQLSEAVRTMADRTTTTDSRPLPDSPSWAEPVLALCGMAVRLTMKDWIAGGSTESPDVLESRTIALVREAIETLR; the protein is encoded by the coding sequence GTGCCATCCACTCCTCTCGGTCTCCGCGATCGCAAGCGTCAGGAGACCCGCGCCCGCATCGAACGGGCGGCCGCCGAACTCGTACTCGCGCACGGCTTGGAGGGCGTGACCGTCGACGCGATCAGCGGGGCGGCCGAGGTCTCCCCCCGCACCTTCTTCAACTATTTCGAGAGCAAAGAGGATGCGATCGTCGGCCTGCGAGGGCTCGACGAGACGCGCGAGACCATCGACGCCCACCTCGCCCGCGCCGACGAGGAGCAGAGCGATCTGGTCACCTCGATCGTGCGACTGCTCTTCGAGGTCTGGGGAGCTGCTCTGCCCGACTCCGGGCTGCGCGAGACACGCATGGAGATCCTGCGTCGGAATCCCGAGCTGCTCGAGCGCCACCTGGCGCAGATGGGCCGGATGATGCAGCAGCTCTCCGAGGCCGTGCGCACGATGGCCGACCGCACCACCACCACCGACTCCCGCCCCCTCCCCGATTCCCCCTCCTGGGCCGAACCCGTCCTCGCCCTCTGCGGGATGGCCGTCCGTCTCACTATGAAGGACTGGATCGCCGGCGGCAGCACCGAATCACCCGACGTTCTCGAGTCGCGAACCATCGCGCTCGTCAGAGAGGCAATCGAAACACTCCGATGA
- a CDS encoding cation-translocating P-type ATPase gives MSAADTVAPVSGLTAAEVATRTAEGRTNAFVPDSSRSIWSILRANVLTLFNGIVVACFLVLLVIGRWQDALFGVSALANAVIGTVQEYRAKRALDRLALVNAPSARVVRDGEEQEIAIGTVVEGDVAVLRAGDQIPADGAVFSSLGLQVDESMLTGESEPVEKTPGDEVLSGSIVVGGEGRAVVVRVGAASFANTLAQEAKRFSLVASELRSSINRVLRWVAWIIGPIFLLVLNAQMVAQGGWGPAIESGAWRDAAVATIASVVAMIPLGLVLMTSITFAVGAVKLSRQQVLVQELPAVEGLARVDLICLDKTGTLTQGDIVFDGAHPLVERSGWEGVLAWYGVQNDANATARSLSDSFTAQPAVAPSDRVAFSSARKWSAVVFDDEMWILGAPEMVFPQGSTALLSRASELAASGRRTLVLAQGSPTLDETVPPDAEAVVLLTFRENIRPDARETLEYFAEQGVGVRVISGDNPQTVAAIARDVGLDAPTGFDARNLPDDQGDLIRVLDENVVFGRVTPDQKKRIVIALKTAGHVVAMTGDGVNDALAIKEADIGVAMNSGAAATKAVARLVLLDGKFSHLPRVVAEGRQVIANIERVSMLFLTKTAYATFLAVVFGALMLPFPFLPRQLSVIDGLTIGLPAFFLALLPNKQRYVPGFLRRSLTFAIPAGAVVTLGLALYALAASAWKIPEAEIRTGATLILTIVGLWILVVLSRPVTRFKSFVIGAMMIGLVLVFSIPLVRDFLQLVDPTLPTAVLVLVVSAGSIGLIEIVRFVHRRVAARDSARATAARAAAIDRSEA, from the coding sequence GTGAGTGCAGCCGACACGGTCGCGCCGGTTTCGGGGCTGACCGCCGCCGAGGTCGCAACCCGCACCGCGGAGGGGCGCACGAATGCCTTCGTGCCCGACAGCAGCCGCAGCATCTGGAGCATCCTGCGGGCCAATGTGCTCACCCTCTTCAACGGCATCGTGGTGGCGTGTTTTCTGGTGCTGCTCGTCATCGGCCGCTGGCAGGATGCGCTCTTCGGGGTGAGTGCGCTCGCCAACGCCGTCATCGGCACGGTGCAGGAATACCGCGCGAAGCGCGCTCTCGACCGGCTGGCGCTGGTGAACGCGCCGAGCGCTCGGGTGGTGCGTGATGGGGAAGAGCAGGAGATCGCCATCGGAACGGTCGTCGAGGGCGACGTCGCCGTGCTGCGAGCCGGCGACCAGATCCCGGCCGACGGAGCGGTGTTCTCCTCGCTCGGCTTGCAGGTCGACGAGTCGATGCTCACGGGGGAGTCCGAGCCGGTCGAGAAGACGCCCGGCGACGAGGTGCTCTCCGGCTCGATCGTGGTGGGCGGTGAAGGCCGAGCGGTGGTCGTGCGCGTGGGGGCCGCGTCGTTCGCCAACACGCTCGCCCAAGAGGCGAAGCGGTTTTCGCTCGTGGCATCCGAACTCCGGTCGTCGATCAACCGGGTGCTGCGGTGGGTGGCCTGGATCATCGGGCCCATCTTCTTGCTCGTGCTGAACGCACAGATGGTGGCGCAGGGCGGTTGGGGGCCGGCGATCGAGAGCGGCGCTTGGCGTGACGCCGCAGTGGCAACGATCGCCTCGGTGGTCGCCATGATTCCGCTCGGCCTGGTGCTCATGACGAGCATCACCTTCGCCGTGGGGGCCGTGAAACTGTCCCGGCAGCAGGTGCTGGTGCAGGAGTTGCCGGCGGTGGAGGGGCTCGCCCGGGTCGATCTCATCTGCCTCGACAAGACCGGCACGCTCACGCAGGGCGACATCGTGTTCGACGGCGCGCATCCGCTCGTCGAGCGATCGGGCTGGGAGGGCGTTCTGGCCTGGTACGGCGTGCAGAACGACGCGAATGCCACGGCGCGCAGTCTCTCCGATTCGTTCACGGCGCAGCCCGCCGTGGCGCCGTCGGATCGTGTCGCGTTCTCCTCGGCCCGCAAGTGGAGCGCCGTCGTGTTCGACGACGAGATGTGGATACTCGGCGCGCCGGAGATGGTGTTCCCGCAGGGAAGCACTGCGCTCCTCTCCCGCGCGTCGGAGCTCGCGGCATCCGGGCGCCGCACCTTGGTTCTCGCGCAGGGCTCGCCGACGCTCGACGAGACGGTGCCGCCCGACGCCGAGGCCGTCGTTCTGCTGACTTTCCGTGAGAACATCCGGCCGGATGCGCGGGAGACCCTCGAGTACTTCGCCGAGCAGGGAGTGGGGGTGCGGGTGATCTCCGGCGACAATCCGCAGACGGTGGCCGCCATCGCCCGCGACGTGGGCCTGGATGCACCGACCGGATTCGACGCCCGCAACCTGCCCGACGACCAAGGCGACCTCATCCGCGTGCTCGACGAGAACGTGGTGTTCGGGCGGGTGACGCCCGATCAGAAGAAGCGCATCGTCATCGCCCTGAAGACGGCGGGGCACGTGGTGGCGATGACGGGCGACGGGGTGAACGACGCACTCGCCATCAAGGAGGCCGACATCGGGGTGGCGATGAACTCCGGTGCCGCCGCCACGAAGGCCGTGGCACGACTGGTGCTGCTCGACGGAAAGTTCTCGCATCTGCCACGCGTCGTCGCCGAGGGGCGGCAGGTGATTGCGAACATCGAACGGGTGTCGATGCTGTTCCTCACCAAGACGGCGTATGCGACGTTCCTCGCCGTGGTCTTCGGTGCGCTGATGCTCCCGTTCCCCTTTCTGCCCCGGCAGCTCTCGGTCATCGACGGGCTGACGATCGGACTGCCGGCGTTCTTCCTCGCACTCCTCCCCAACAAACAGCGCTACGTGCCCGGATTCCTTCGACGGTCGCTGACCTTCGCCATCCCGGCGGGCGCCGTGGTGACGCTCGGGTTGGCGCTGTACGCGCTCGCCGCATCGGCGTGGAAGATCCCCGAGGCCGAGATCCGCACGGGAGCGACGCTCATCCTCACCATCGTGGGGCTGTGGATTCTCGTGGTGCTGTCCCGGCCGGTGACCCGGTTCAAGTCGTTCGTGATCGGGGCGATGATGATCGGCTTGGTGCTGGTGTTCTCCATACCTCTGGTGCGCGATTTCCTCCAGCTCGTCGACCCGACGCTGCCGACGGCGGTGCTGGTGCTCGTGGTCTCGGCCGGATCGATCGGGCTGATCGAGATCGTGCGGTTCGTGCATCGTCGTGTTGCGGCGCGGGACTCGGCTCGGGCCACCGCGGCACGGGCGGCGGCGATCGATCGATCGGAGGCGTGA
- a CDS encoding UBP-type zinc finger domain-containing protein: MATETAIKPEVPPSGTGCVECMENSGWWFHLRRCAECGHVGCCDSSVEQHARRHAEETGHPVIQSFEPGEDWFWDYETADYAEGPRLAAPDSHPENQPAPGPDGAVPPDWREKLH; the protein is encoded by the coding sequence ATGGCTACCGAAACTGCGATCAAACCCGAGGTCCCGCCGTCCGGCACCGGCTGCGTCGAGTGCATGGAGAACAGCGGTTGGTGGTTCCATCTCCGCCGCTGCGCCGAATGCGGTCATGTCGGATGCTGCGACTCCTCCGTCGAGCAGCACGCGCGTCGGCACGCGGAAGAGACCGGGCATCCGGTCATCCAGTCCTTCGAGCCGGGTGAGGACTGGTTCTGGGACTACGAGACCGCCGACTACGCCGAAGGGCCGCGCTTGGCCGCTCCGGATTCGCATCCCGAGAACCAGCCCGCGCCCGGTCCTGACGGCGCGGTGCCGCCCGACTGGCGCGAAAAGCTCCACTGA
- the dhaK gene encoding dihydroxyacetone kinase subunit DhaK: MKKLINDPKNVVEEAVAGFEAAHGDLVTVSHDPIFIARKDAPVSGKVGLVSGGGSGHEPLHGGFVGYGMLDAAVPGPVFTSPTPDPILAATKAVDGGAGVLHIVKNYTGDVLNFETAADLAGADGIEVRTVVVDDDVAVKDSLYTAGRRGVAGTVFVEKIAGAAAERGDDLAAVAAVAEKVNSQVRTMGVALTPCVVPHAGEPSFELADDEIEIGIGIHGEPGRERIKLEPADAIVDRLLTPILEDLPFASGDKVALMVNGMGGTPQVELYIVYRHAAQVLADKGIEVTRSLVGNFVTSLEMQGTSISVLKLDDELTELYDAPVQTAALRWGR, from the coding sequence ATGAAGAAGCTCATCAACGATCCGAAGAACGTCGTCGAAGAGGCGGTCGCCGGATTCGAAGCAGCGCACGGCGATCTCGTCACCGTGTCGCACGACCCGATCTTCATCGCCCGCAAAGACGCTCCCGTGTCGGGCAAAGTCGGCCTCGTCAGCGGTGGTGGCAGCGGCCACGAACCGTTGCACGGCGGTTTCGTCGGCTACGGGATGCTGGATGCCGCCGTTCCTGGTCCGGTGTTCACCTCGCCCACGCCCGACCCGATCCTCGCCGCCACGAAGGCGGTCGACGGGGGAGCGGGCGTGCTCCACATCGTGAAGAACTACACCGGCGACGTGCTGAACTTCGAGACGGCCGCCGATCTCGCGGGCGCCGACGGCATCGAGGTGCGCACGGTGGTCGTCGACGACGACGTCGCCGTGAAGGACTCGCTCTACACCGCCGGTCGCCGCGGCGTGGCCGGCACGGTCTTCGTCGAGAAGATCGCCGGGGCTGCCGCTGAGCGCGGAGACGACCTGGCCGCGGTGGCCGCTGTCGCCGAGAAGGTGAACTCGCAGGTGCGCACCATGGGCGTGGCACTCACGCCGTGCGTCGTGCCGCATGCGGGGGAGCCGAGCTTCGAGCTGGCCGACGACGAGATCGAGATCGGCATCGGCATCCACGGCGAGCCGGGTCGGGAGCGCATCAAGCTCGAGCCGGCCGACGCGATCGTCGATCGTCTGCTCACGCCCATCCTCGAAGACCTGCCGTTCGCATCCGGCGACAAGGTGGCGCTGATGGTGAACGGCATGGGCGGCACGCCGCAGGTGGAGCTCTACATCGTCTATCGGCACGCCGCCCAGGTGCTCGCCGACAAGGGCATCGAGGTGACACGCTCGCTGGTGGGCAACTTCGTGACGTCGCTCGAGATGCAGGGCACCTCGATCAGCGTGCTGAAGCTCGACGACGAGCTGACCGAGCTCTACGACGCACCGGTACAGACTGCAGCCTTGCGCTGGGGAAGGTAG